A region from the Candidatus Binatus sp. genome encodes:
- a CDS encoding UvrD-helicase domain-containing protein, with product MSATPAPANIEYYRPAILDEILDGGHRVIDACAGTGKTFTIEHIVIDLLLTGAALLDQILVVTFTEKAAAELRSRIRATIEAVLSGRSAEATHPSPRKRLSDDEQQRLTTALFSFHHSPIHTIHSFCRRMLTELAFDSGVRFGIDLTSGRLEFHEAIRAELRERLKADARVARLIGEWLSDERRTSDDLEELLWQAHTQRYLRTAGRELNQQALTDLASAFDANALVDAFESAAITDDARRDAIAATRELELVVNRANGSAATLAEGLCGFDLDRICRPSNARRTRAETRPSFPDQMPDRVRTIVDAGERVQAALTIEQRVVDELLLAIAARMDARKRERGTLDYEDMLAWLADALDGPRGKSLAAALRERYRVTLIDEFQDTDELQWKIFRQVFIEGGAGNTVCVIGDPKQAIYGFRGADVHAYLEAREQLSKSGATVVHLRDNFRSTGAMIEACNLMFDQNAAAPLFTGEITYNYPVRCGRPALRAIAANSQPIAPVTLMKFHPRDDRYKFSRRMREAIGPRIAQAIRQIIADPDHAIEICDDKQEPRKLTAKDVYVLTRTNRDSAEIGKYLRQAGVPFAFYKQDGLFQTREAADILDLLRGIDEPGRRSNRLKAWASPFFAVEYGDLARLDDERNSHPMLERLFEWRALAEAGRFAGLFDALLHQSGLVERELLLSDDRRELTNYEHIFEILTQQASRQGISLAEIIELLDAYIAGRAAPAGDDPDVQRLEDDRDAVQIMTIHKSKGLEADVVALYGGFFANNRRDWVSIYHDGNHRRLAIGKPARDAKKTALKQEQDEEDQRLLYVALTRARAKLILPYIPAGALNRDLSGSYAQLNDRLRNLDREARLETLFTTETVAAPASIDSPREKENDETAPDENALCDWLASTPQTAGLDREFAELSAGHRGLILESYTSLQAARETGVATAFDPDEFKTSVDAIEAHADNVDLPGGRHVGIFLHEAIEQLDFKSFGDAPDLKSWMARDDVRELFTSAMRRHGVNDPRWLARGREMVFNALTSPVALGETILESALYRLPAVREMEFAYPIPEKHHSLLGGGPDGKWIAGQGYIKGFIDLVFRRGKLIYFADWKGDLLPSYEPAAVARHVERHYRLQARIYSVGIVRLLNIHTERDYAARFGGLLYVFLRGVSQAGDGKSGFYFARPSWKEIVTYESDLLTREPDSVRRV from the coding sequence ATGAGCGCGACCCCAGCCCCGGCAAACATCGAATACTATCGGCCCGCGATCCTCGATGAAATTCTCGACGGCGGGCACAGGGTCATCGACGCGTGCGCCGGCACCGGCAAGACGTTTACGATCGAGCATATCGTCATCGATCTTCTCCTCACCGGCGCGGCTTTGCTCGATCAGATCCTGGTCGTGACGTTTACCGAAAAGGCGGCGGCCGAACTGCGCTCGCGAATCCGCGCGACGATCGAAGCCGTACTGTCCGGGCGCAGTGCGGAAGCCACGCACCCATCGCCGCGCAAGCGGTTGAGTGACGACGAGCAGCAAAGACTGACGACCGCGCTGTTTTCGTTTCATCATTCGCCTATCCACACGATTCACAGCTTTTGCCGTCGAATGCTCACGGAGCTCGCTTTTGACAGCGGAGTGCGTTTCGGAATTGACCTCACCAGCGGCCGTCTCGAGTTCCACGAGGCCATCCGCGCTGAACTGCGCGAGCGGTTGAAGGCGGACGCGCGCGTCGCGCGGCTCATCGGTGAGTGGCTCTCGGACGAGAGACGCACTTCAGATGACCTCGAGGAACTGCTCTGGCAGGCTCACACTCAGCGCTACTTGCGCACGGCGGGGCGCGAACTCAATCAACAGGCATTGACCGATCTGGCCAGCGCGTTCGATGCAAACGCGCTGGTGGATGCATTCGAGAGCGCGGCGATCACGGATGATGCCCGCCGCGACGCGATCGCCGCGACGCGTGAACTCGAGCTGGTCGTCAATCGTGCCAATGGGTCGGCCGCGACTCTGGCAGAAGGTTTGTGCGGCTTCGATCTCGATCGCATCTGCCGTCCCAGTAACGCGCGCCGCACGCGAGCTGAGACGCGGCCGAGTTTTCCCGACCAGATGCCGGACCGCGTGCGCACGATTGTCGACGCGGGAGAGCGGGTTCAGGCAGCGCTGACTATCGAGCAACGCGTGGTTGACGAACTGCTGCTCGCTATCGCTGCGCGAATGGACGCGCGAAAACGCGAGCGCGGGACGCTGGACTACGAGGACATGCTGGCGTGGCTGGCAGACGCACTCGACGGTCCTCGCGGCAAATCGCTCGCGGCGGCCCTGCGCGAGCGCTATCGGGTGACGCTGATCGACGAATTCCAGGACACGGACGAACTTCAGTGGAAGATCTTTCGACAGGTGTTCATCGAAGGCGGCGCCGGCAACACTGTCTGCGTAATCGGGGATCCCAAGCAGGCGATTTACGGGTTTCGTGGCGCCGACGTGCACGCTTACCTGGAAGCGCGCGAGCAACTTTCCAAATCAGGAGCGACGGTCGTTCACTTGCGCGATAATTTCCGTTCGACCGGCGCCATGATCGAGGCGTGCAACCTGATGTTCGATCAGAATGCTGCAGCGCCATTGTTCACCGGTGAGATTACCTACAATTATCCAGTCAGATGCGGGCGTCCCGCTCTGCGAGCCATCGCGGCCAACAGCCAACCGATCGCGCCGGTGACGCTCATGAAGTTCCATCCACGTGACGATCGATACAAGTTTTCGCGGCGGATGCGCGAAGCGATAGGCCCGCGAATCGCGCAAGCGATACGGCAAATTATTGCGGACCCGGATCACGCGATTGAAATTTGTGACGACAAGCAGGAGCCGCGCAAGCTTACAGCCAAGGACGTTTACGTCCTTACTCGGACCAACCGCGACAGCGCGGAAATTGGCAAGTACCTGCGCCAGGCGGGAGTCCCGTTTGCCTTTTACAAGCAGGACGGGCTGTTCCAGACCCGCGAGGCCGCCGACATTCTCGACCTGCTCAGAGGAATTGACGAACCCGGCCGCCGCTCGAACCGGCTCAAGGCGTGGGCTTCGCCTTTCTTCGCGGTCGAATACGGAGACCTTGCGCGGCTTGACGACGAGCGCAACTCGCATCCGATGCTCGAAAGACTGTTCGAATGGCGCGCACTTGCCGAGGCCGGGCGTTTCGCCGGCTTGTTCGACGCCTTGCTCCATCAAAGCGGACTGGTCGAACGTGAATTGCTGTTGTCAGACGATCGCCGCGAACTCACCAACTACGAACACATCTTCGAGATTCTAACTCAGCAAGCATCGCGGCAAGGAATTTCGCTCGCGGAAATAATCGAACTTCTCGACGCCTACATCGCGGGGCGAGCGGCGCCGGCGGGCGACGATCCGGATGTGCAACGCCTGGAAGACGATCGCGACGCCGTGCAAATCATGACGATCCACAAAAGCAAGGGGCTCGAAGCCGACGTCGTAGCTCTCTACGGAGGGTTTTTCGCAAATAACCGGCGCGATTGGGTCAGCATCTACCACGACGGAAACCACCGGCGTCTGGCGATTGGCAAACCGGCGCGGGACGCGAAAAAGACGGCGCTTAAGCAGGAACAGGACGAGGAGGATCAGCGATTGCTGTACGTCGCGCTGACGCGCGCGCGCGCCAAGCTGATACTGCCCTACATCCCGGCCGGAGCGCTGAATCGAGACCTGTCGGGCTCCTATGCGCAACTGAACGATCGGCTGCGCAATCTCGATCGCGAAGCTCGATTGGAGACGCTCTTCACGACGGAAACTGTGGCTGCTCCGGCGTCGATCGATTCACCAAGGGAAAAAGAGAACGACGAAACGGCGCCCGACGAGAACGCCTTATGCGACTGGCTCGCATCGACGCCTCAGACCGCCGGCCTTGACCGCGAATTCGCCGAGCTGAGCGCAGGCCATCGCGGCTTGATACTCGAATCTTACACCTCGCTTCAAGCGGCGCGCGAAACCGGGGTGGCGACCGCTTTCGATCCCGATGAATTCAAAACCAGCGTGGATGCGATCGAGGCGCATGCCGACAACGTCGATTTGCCCGGCGGCCGCCACGTCGGTATTTTCCTGCATGAGGCGATCGAGCAGCTCGATTTCAAATCCTTTGGCGATGCCCCGGATCTGAAGTCCTGGATGGCGCGGGACGACGTGCGCGAGTTGTTCACGAGCGCCATGCGCCGCCACGGCGTGAATGATCCGCGATGGCTGGCTCGCGGACGCGAGATGGTTTTCAACGCGCTCACCTCGCCGGTCGCGCTCGGCGAAACAATACTCGAAAGCGCCCTGTACCGGCTGCCCGCAGTCCGCGAAATGGAATTCGCCTATCCGATTCCCGAGAAACATCACTCGCTGCTCGGCGGCGGTCCGGACGGCAAATGGATCGCCGGACAGGGCTACATAAAGGGTTTTATCGACTTGGTATTCCGACGCGGCAAGCTAATATACTTCGCCGACTGGAAGGGCGATCTTCTGCCATCGTATGAGCCTGCTGCAGTCGCACGGCACGTCGAACGCCACTATCGGTTGCAAGCGCGAATATACTCAGTCGGTATCGTGCGCCTGCTCAATATCCACACCGAGCGCGACTACGCGGCGAGGTTTGGCGGTCTTTTGTACGTCTTTCTTCGTGGCGTCTCGCAGGCTGGTGACGGGAAGTCTGGATTTTACTTTGCAAGACCATCGTGGAAAGAAATAGTCACTTATGAATCCGATCTATTGACTCGCGAACCCGACTCCGTGCGCCGCGTGTGA